In Propionimicrobium sp. PCR01-08-3, one DNA window encodes the following:
- the sucB gene encoding 2-oxoglutarate dehydrogenase, E2 component, dihydrolipoamide succinyltransferase has protein sequence MSTEVTLPALGESVTEGTVSRWLKEVGEHVDADEPLLEVSTDKVDTEIPSPASGTLLEIKFNEDDVAPVGAVLGIVGEPSEQGSAPAPEQATPTAPAGTVEQAEEAPTPTEPAPAAPAEPSAPAPAGGSSDATEVLLPALGESVTEGTVSRWLKEVGEEVDADEPLLEVSTDKVDTEIPSPAAGVLLEIKVKEDEVAEVGSVLGVVGSPDAAAAAPEPDKGAPASAAPAASVAPTPEPVGAAPAASAAPAAQAPAAPARAAEPTPVAPRATGEDGPYVTPLVRKMAADNGVDLNSITGTGVGGRIRKQDVLDAAEAAKKAAEAPAPAAAAAAPAAAQPSAKPVPDESGKRGTTEKMSRMRTVIASRMVESLQTAAQLTATVEVDLTAISQLRKKVKDEFRRREGTGLTYLAFISKATTEALKAFPNINASIDGKNVVYHDAENLGIAVDTPRGLIVPVIKNAGDLNVGGIAKQIADLASRGRDNQLGPDELSGATFTITNYGSAGTLFDTPVINQPNSGILGTGALVKRPVVVSDQFGNDTIAIRDMMYISLTYDHRLIDGAVAARFLSAVKARLEEGAFGGEFGL, from the coding sequence ATGTCGACTGAAGTCACCTTGCCCGCACTGGGAGAGAGCGTCACAGAAGGAACCGTGTCACGTTGGCTCAAGGAAGTTGGCGAGCACGTCGACGCCGACGAACCGTTGCTGGAAGTCAGCACAGACAAGGTTGACACCGAGATCCCCTCCCCCGCTTCGGGCACGCTGCTGGAGATCAAGTTCAACGAGGACGATGTCGCCCCGGTCGGTGCCGTGTTGGGCATCGTCGGCGAGCCGTCGGAGCAAGGCAGTGCTCCCGCCCCCGAGCAGGCCACACCGACCGCACCGGCGGGGACGGTCGAGCAGGCCGAGGAGGCACCCACTCCCACCGAGCCCGCACCTGCCGCGCCCGCAGAGCCTTCCGCTCCTGCACCTGCCGGGGGTTCATCGGACGCCACCGAGGTCCTGCTGCCGGCTCTCGGCGAGTCGGTCACCGAAGGAACCGTGTCGCGTTGGTTGAAGGAGGTCGGCGAAGAGGTCGACGCCGATGAGCCGCTGCTCGAGGTGAGCACCGACAAGGTCGACACCGAGATTCCCTCTCCCGCCGCAGGCGTGCTGCTCGAGATCAAGGTGAAGGAGGATGAGGTCGCCGAGGTCGGTTCCGTGCTGGGCGTGGTCGGTTCGCCCGACGCAGCAGCTGCGGCGCCCGAGCCTGACAAGGGAGCACCGGCATCCGCTGCTCCCGCCGCCTCGGTTGCCCCGACTCCTGAGCCCGTCGGCGCAGCTCCGGCCGCTTCCGCGGCACCCGCCGCGCAGGCTCCTGCCGCTCCGGCACGAGCAGCCGAGCCCACGCCGGTCGCACCTCGTGCCACCGGCGAAGACGGCCCGTACGTCACACCGCTGGTCCGCAAGATGGCCGCCGACAACGGCGTCGATCTGAACTCGATCACCGGCACCGGTGTCGGCGGACGCATCCGCAAGCAGGACGTGCTGGATGCCGCCGAGGCAGCGAAGAAGGCCGCCGAGGCCCCTGCACCTGCAGCGGCCGCCGCTGCTCCTGCAGCCGCCCAGCCGTCCGCCAAGCCTGTTCCCGATGAGTCGGGCAAGCGCGGCACCACTGAGAAGATGAGCCGGATGCGTACGGTCATCGCGTCGCGGATGGTCGAGTCGTTGCAGACCGCTGCTCAGCTGACCGCCACCGTCGAGGTTGATCTGACCGCGATCAGCCAACTACGCAAGAAGGTGAAGGACGAGTTCCGCCGCAGGGAGGGCACCGGGCTCACCTACCTGGCGTTCATCTCGAAGGCCACTACAGAGGCCCTGAAGGCGTTCCCGAACATCAATGCCTCGATCGACGGCAAGAACGTGGTCTACCACGACGCCGAGAATCTGGGCATTGCGGTCGACACCCCGCGCGGGCTGATCGTCCCGGTGATCAAGAACGCCGGCGATCTGAACGTGGGAGGCATCGCCAAGCAGATCGCCGATCTGGCCTCTCGCGGACGCGACAACCAGCTCGGCCCCGATGAGCTGTCGGGTGCCACCTTCACCATCACCAACTACGGTTCGGCAGGCACCCTGTTCGATACCCCGGTGATCAACCAGCCGAATTCGGGCATTCTGGGTACCGGCGCGCTGGTGAAGCGTCCGGTTGTGGTGAGCGATCAGTTCGGCAACGACACCATCGCGATTCGCGACATGATGTACATCTCGCTGACCTACGATCACCGTCTCATTGACGGTGCGGTGGCGGCCCGCTTCCTGTCGGCGGTCAAGGCCCGCCTGGAAGAAGGCGCCTTCGGCGGCGAGTTCGGGCTGTGA
- a CDS encoding leucyl aminopeptidase translates to MATQPLFDSSRFDPERVALPGIESVRGIGKADAAVIGVVESNRHPTLIGTTSELESKAAKAGGGLLALLSARGATGEVGEVTELHLPALQLVAVGMGDDLDLRPEDLRRAAGLGVRQVMQAGSAEPRRIVISLDAGADGQVQAVAEGALLAASRFRKLSRVAESAPVETIGILGSNRSSARALAAARITAQAVAVARDWTNLPPNLLGPSDLAEQARGYLKDSKVELEILDEKALDKQGFGGILAVGGGSARPPRLLRLDYRPRGTKRHLVLVGKGITYDSGGFNLKPADSLLTMKHDMAGAADVIAATRAIAELGLGVHVTAYAPLAESMISGSAYRPGDVITTFDGTTVENTNSDCEGRIVLADALARTNQDDADMVVDIATLTGACVVALGPQIAGLMTSDDATADRLLDAAEAAGEEFWQLPITEHVRKLLPSPVADLRSKADRNGGALFAGAFLQHFVAEGTSWAHLDIAGPAWNASDAHDYVPAHATGMGVRTLIELAKSMAG, encoded by the coding sequence ATGGCGACCCAGCCTTTGTTCGATTCGTCCCGCTTCGATCCGGAGCGTGTCGCACTTCCGGGCATCGAATCGGTGCGCGGCATCGGCAAGGCCGACGCCGCGGTGATCGGAGTCGTCGAATCGAACCGGCACCCCACCTTGATCGGCACGACTTCCGAGCTCGAGAGCAAGGCCGCCAAGGCGGGCGGCGGCCTGCTCGCGCTGTTGAGTGCCCGGGGCGCCACCGGGGAGGTCGGCGAGGTCACCGAGCTTCACCTTCCGGCGTTGCAGCTGGTCGCGGTGGGCATGGGCGACGATCTCGATCTGCGTCCCGAAGACTTGCGCCGGGCGGCTGGGCTGGGAGTTCGCCAGGTGATGCAGGCCGGTTCTGCCGAGCCGCGGCGCATCGTGATCAGTTTGGACGCCGGCGCCGACGGGCAGGTACAGGCGGTCGCCGAGGGCGCGCTGTTGGCTGCCAGCAGGTTCCGCAAGCTCAGCCGGGTTGCCGAATCCGCACCGGTCGAGACCATCGGCATTCTCGGCTCGAACAGGTCGTCGGCTCGGGCTCTCGCCGCCGCACGCATCACCGCGCAGGCGGTGGCGGTGGCCCGCGACTGGACGAATCTGCCGCCCAATCTGCTCGGCCCGAGTGATCTGGCCGAGCAGGCCCGCGGTTATCTGAAGGACTCCAAGGTCGAGTTGGAGATTCTCGACGAGAAAGCCCTCGACAAACAAGGATTCGGCGGCATCTTGGCGGTCGGCGGGGGCTCGGCCAGACCACCCAGGCTGCTCCGGCTCGACTACCGTCCGCGCGGGACCAAGCGGCACCTGGTGCTGGTCGGCAAGGGCATCACCTACGATTCGGGTGGTTTTAACCTCAAACCGGCCGACAGCCTGCTGACGATGAAGCACGACATGGCGGGCGCCGCCGATGTGATCGCCGCCACCCGGGCGATCGCAGAGCTCGGGCTGGGCGTCCATGTGACGGCGTATGCTCCGCTGGCCGAGTCGATGATCTCCGGCAGCGCCTATCGTCCGGGCGATGTCATCACCACCTTCGACGGCACCACCGTCGAGAACACGAACTCGGACTGCGAGGGACGCATCGTGCTCGCCGACGCGCTGGCCCGCACCAACCAGGACGATGCCGACATGGTGGTGGATATCGCAACGCTGACGGGCGCCTGCGTGGTGGCGCTGGGACCCCAGATCGCAGGCCTGATGACCAGCGACGACGCCACCGCGGACCGGCTGCTGGACGCTGCGGAGGCCGCCGGCGAGGAGTTCTGGCAGTTGCCCATCACCGAACACGTGCGCAAGCTCTTGCCCTCGCCGGTCGCCGATCTGCGTTCGAAAGCCGACCGGAATGGGGGTGCGTTGTTCGCCGGGGCGTTCCTGCAGCACTTCGTGGCAGAGGGCACCAGCTGGGCGCACCTCGATATCGCGGGTCCGGCCTGGAATGCGAGCGACGCCCACGATTATGTGCCCGCTCACGCCACCGGGATGGGAGTACGGACACTGATCGAGCTCGCGAAGTCGATGGCTGGCTGA
- a CDS encoding ABC-F family ATP-binding cassette domain-containing protein codes for MAHLLGAEALHLEYPTKVVFDSVTLGLNEGDRIGVVGRNGDGKSSLLGMLSGRIQPNSGQVTRRGDLRIGVLDQADTLDDEVSVGFTIVGDRPEYEWAGDPKIRDVLAGLVPDLDWDAAVGTLSGGQRRRVALASLLAGEWDVLTLDEPTNHLDMEGITWLAHHLKNRWALNAGGLLVVTHDRWFLDEVATATWEVHDQIVEPFEGGYAAYVLQRVERDRIAAATEAKRQNLMRKELAWLRRGAPARTSKPRFRIEAANELIANEPPPRDKLELDRLAVARLGKDVVDLLDASAGFDGREVLHDVTWQIAPGERSAVLGANGAGKSTLLGLISGDIRPTSGRVKRGKTVKLAVLDQQFRELDEIADDLVRDVLARHRASYVVGGKELTPAQLLERLGFSSQHLSARVGELSGGQKRRLQFLLVLLSEPNVMVLDEPSNDVDTDMLAAMEDLLDSWPGTLIVVSHDRYLVERVTDQQYAIIDGRLRHLPGGVDEYLRLQEEAAQTSISATRPADPTSRRQSSSPAPSTGPHRSGAEEHAARKELAASERRLERLAGQSATIQEKMATHDPSDYEGLTKLNEKLQAVQQESSEVEERWLELAEQLG; via the coding sequence ATGGCGCATCTTCTCGGGGCCGAAGCCCTGCATCTTGAATACCCGACCAAGGTCGTCTTCGATTCGGTGACGCTTGGCCTCAACGAGGGCGACCGGATCGGCGTCGTCGGCCGCAACGGTGATGGCAAGTCATCTTTGCTGGGCATGCTTTCCGGACGAATTCAGCCGAACTCGGGTCAGGTCACCCGCCGCGGCGACCTTCGGATCGGGGTGCTCGACCAGGCCGACACCTTGGACGACGAGGTGAGCGTCGGGTTCACCATCGTCGGCGACCGGCCTGAATATGAATGGGCCGGTGACCCGAAGATCCGTGACGTGCTGGCGGGTCTGGTGCCCGATCTCGATTGGGACGCTGCCGTCGGCACGTTGAGCGGCGGCCAGCGCCGCAGGGTTGCCCTGGCGTCCCTGCTGGCCGGCGAGTGGGATGTGCTGACCCTCGATGAGCCGACCAACCATCTCGACATGGAGGGCATCACCTGGCTGGCCCACCATCTGAAGAACCGCTGGGCGCTGAATGCCGGCGGACTCCTGGTGGTCACCCACGACCGCTGGTTCTTGGACGAGGTCGCCACCGCCACCTGGGAGGTGCACGACCAGATCGTCGAGCCCTTCGAGGGCGGCTACGCAGCGTACGTTCTGCAGCGGGTGGAGCGCGACCGGATTGCCGCCGCCACCGAGGCGAAGCGGCAGAATCTGATGCGCAAGGAGCTGGCCTGGCTGCGCCGCGGGGCGCCGGCTCGCACGTCGAAACCCCGGTTCCGTATCGAGGCAGCGAACGAACTCATCGCCAATGAACCTCCGCCTCGCGACAAGCTCGAACTCGACCGGCTGGCGGTGGCCAGGCTGGGCAAGGATGTCGTTGACCTGCTGGACGCGTCCGCGGGATTCGATGGCCGCGAGGTCTTGCACGATGTGACCTGGCAGATCGCTCCGGGCGAGCGCAGTGCGGTGCTCGGTGCCAACGGTGCGGGCAAGTCGACCCTGCTCGGCCTGATCTCCGGAGACATCAGGCCGACCTCCGGGCGTGTGAAACGCGGCAAGACCGTAAAGCTGGCGGTGCTCGATCAGCAGTTCCGTGAGCTGGACGAGATCGCAGATGACCTGGTGCGTGACGTGCTGGCCCGCCATCGGGCGAGCTACGTCGTGGGCGGCAAAGAGTTGACTCCCGCCCAGTTGCTGGAGCGGCTGGGATTCTCGTCCCAGCATCTGTCGGCCCGGGTCGGTGAGCTCTCGGGCGGTCAGAAACGTCGGCTGCAGTTTCTGCTGGTGCTGCTGAGCGAACCTAATGTGATGGTTCTCGATGAGCCTTCGAACGATGTCGACACCGACATGCTCGCGGCGATGGAGGATCTGCTCGATTCGTGGCCGGGCACCTTGATCGTGGTTTCGCACGACCGTTATCTCGTCGAGCGGGTCACCGATCAGCAGTATGCGATCATCGACGGCAGGCTTCGCCACCTACCCGGCGGCGTGGACGAATACCTGCGCCTCCAAGAGGAAGCCGCTCAGACATCGATCTCCGCGACACGACCGGCGGATCCGACGAGCCGCCGGCAGTCCTCCTCCCCTGCCCCATCAACCGGACCCCACAGATCGGGAGCCGAGGAGCACGCTGCCCGCAAGGAGCTGGCTGCGTCCGAACGAAGGCTCGAACGGCTGGCCGGGCAGAGCGCCACAATCCAAGAGAAGATGGCCACCCACGACCCGAGCGACTACGAGGGCCTGACCAAGCTGAACGAGAAGCTTCAGGCCGTGCAGCAAGAATCGTCCGAGGTCGAAGAACGCTGGCTTGAGCTGGCCGAACAACTCGGCTGA
- a CDS encoding NAD(P)-binding domain-containing protein codes for MVDTQTIGFIGTGEISAAMVTGLAGAAGGPERIMVSPRSAGVSARLAREFPGTVAVAESNAHVVASSDIVVLAILPHQLHEALDGVRFRPEQLVISLLAGVAIADVAAVVGASVPIVRAVPMPAVARRDSVTVMAPPEPRAKALFDLLGGALELPAEPDLAVYSALTGTISGFYRYLDIVCEWAVGRGATKDATEPFVRGLFAALAPALRDPNVDLAHLVKHAETPGGLNEQLRQEFFDGSAPALCQALDGLYERVTRR; via the coding sequence ATGGTGGACACCCAGACAATCGGATTCATCGGCACCGGGGAGATTTCGGCGGCCATGGTGACGGGGCTGGCCGGTGCGGCCGGTGGGCCCGAGCGCATCATGGTCTCGCCGCGCAGCGCAGGCGTCTCGGCGCGGCTGGCCCGGGAGTTTCCCGGCACCGTCGCGGTGGCTGAGTCGAATGCCCACGTGGTTGCGTCCTCTGACATCGTCGTGTTGGCGATTCTTCCCCACCAACTGCATGAGGCGCTCGACGGCGTTCGGTTCCGGCCCGAGCAGCTGGTGATCAGCTTGCTGGCAGGCGTCGCAATCGCGGACGTTGCTGCGGTGGTGGGCGCGAGCGTTCCGATCGTGCGAGCCGTACCGATGCCGGCGGTGGCCCGGCGCGACTCCGTCACGGTCATGGCGCCGCCCGAACCACGTGCCAAGGCACTCTTCGACCTGCTGGGCGGGGCCCTCGAACTGCCCGCCGAACCCGATCTGGCCGTCTATTCCGCGCTCACCGGCACTATCAGCGGGTTCTATCGCTATCTCGACATTGTCTGCGAATGGGCGGTCGGACGCGGTGCCACGAAGGATGCAACGGAGCCTTTCGTGCGTGGTCTGTTCGCGGCCCTCGCACCGGCACTCCGGGACCCGAACGTCGACCTCGCGCATCTTGTCAAACACGCCGAGACTCCGGGCGGGCTCAACGAACAACTGCGCCAAGAATTCTTCGACGGCAGCGCACCGGCTTTGTGCCAAGCGCTGGACGGGCTTTATGAGAGGGTCACCCGGCGCTGA
- a CDS encoding DUF4191 domain-containing protein — translation MAKSEKAKELAAKQKAEAKALREKKRNSDNPRDWGTWKQIRESFKITKQVDSKLPWWMAGAFALVTVLGLVVGLVVDQWIWGLVMGALLGFSAALYVLTWRTKKATYVRYKGTPGAGEVPLDMLNKKKWTVQPAIAVTRQQDCIHRVIGAPGVVLLGDGDAGRLKHLLNTEVRRHQQVLYGIDVHTVMMGDGEGQVPMEKVQKYVEKLPGSLDKVEIGEVLSRIKALDAMKSRIPVPKGPLPTNMKGSRKAMRGR, via the coding sequence ATGGCGAAGAGCGAGAAGGCCAAGGAGCTGGCTGCCAAGCAGAAAGCCGAGGCCAAGGCGCTGCGCGAGAAGAAGCGCAATTCGGATAACCCGCGCGATTGGGGAACCTGGAAACAGATTCGCGAGTCCTTCAAGATCACCAAACAGGTCGACTCCAAGCTTCCGTGGTGGATGGCCGGTGCCTTCGCCCTGGTGACCGTGCTCGGGTTGGTCGTCGGCCTGGTCGTCGACCAGTGGATCTGGGGCCTGGTGATGGGTGCTCTGCTCGGCTTCTCGGCCGCGCTATATGTCCTCACCTGGCGCACCAAGAAGGCCACGTACGTGCGCTACAAGGGCACTCCCGGTGCGGGTGAAGTGCCGCTCGACATGCTCAACAAGAAGAAGTGGACCGTTCAGCCCGCCATCGCGGTCACCCGTCAGCAGGACTGCATCCACCGCGTGATCGGAGCTCCCGGCGTGGTGCTGCTCGGCGATGGCGATGCCGGCCGGCTGAAGCATCTGCTCAATACCGAGGTCCGGCGGCATCAGCAGGTGCTCTACGGCATCGATGTGCACACCGTGATGATGGGCGATGGCGAGGGCCAGGTGCCCATGGAGAAGGTACAGAAGTACGTGGAGAAGCTGCCCGGTTCGCTCGACAAGGTCGAGATCGGCGAGGTGCTCAGCCGCATCAAGGCTCTGGACGCGATGAAGTCCCGCATCCCGGTGCCGAAGGGCCCGTTGCCCACCAACATGAAGGGCTCCCGCAAGGCCATGCGCGGCCGCTAG
- a CDS encoding LacI family DNA-binding transcriptional regulator has translation MKCAMHTGITQCRHRLPRVPPTVWSRQWRCWMQQRATIIEVAHRAGVAPSTVSRAFNKPRMLRPETVRRIMAIAAELGYEPNVNARALSTGKSGMFGLVVPDITNPFFAPLIRAAQRAAENEDLDILVVESDSDPERELRLVRRLMPRVAGFLLASSRLSERKAREITELARVVFINRDIAGTARVLTESSESLKHGVAVLADGGARHIAYVGGPRKSWSETERSSTVIEAAREFDIAITHLRVEAGIYRDARALTPEIVRIGADAVVAFDDILAHGVLDGLRHHGIDVPAHVQLLGCDDALPIETHPSISTIRLRSEEAAVIAIRLLIGDDGDAVSSARIGLQGVLELRETTRG, from the coding sequence ATGAAGTGTGCGATGCACACCGGTATTACGCAATGCCGGCACCGTTTGCCGCGGGTGCCGCCGACCGTCTGGAGCAGGCAGTGGAGGTGCTGGATGCAGCAGCGCGCCACCATCATTGAAGTAGCTCATCGGGCGGGTGTGGCGCCATCGACGGTCTCACGTGCGTTTAACAAACCGCGCATGCTGCGGCCCGAGACTGTGCGCCGCATCATGGCGATCGCCGCGGAACTCGGCTACGAGCCCAACGTGAATGCCCGCGCCCTCAGCACCGGGAAATCCGGCATGTTCGGCCTGGTGGTGCCAGACATCACCAACCCGTTCTTTGCCCCGCTCATCCGTGCGGCGCAGCGGGCGGCCGAGAACGAGGACCTGGACATTCTCGTTGTGGAGTCCGACTCGGACCCGGAGCGCGAGCTGCGTCTCGTCCGGCGCCTGATGCCGCGGGTCGCAGGATTCTTGCTTGCGTCCTCACGGCTTTCCGAGCGGAAAGCCCGCGAAATAACCGAGCTAGCGCGTGTCGTGTTCATCAACCGCGACATCGCGGGCACCGCTCGTGTGCTCACCGAATCGTCGGAGAGTCTCAAGCACGGCGTGGCAGTTTTGGCTGACGGAGGTGCGCGCCATATCGCGTATGTGGGCGGGCCCCGCAAATCTTGGTCCGAAACAGAACGCTCCTCGACGGTCATTGAAGCTGCACGGGAATTTGACATCGCCATCACCCATCTGAGGGTCGAGGCGGGAATCTACCGTGATGCACGAGCGCTCACTCCCGAGATCGTGCGGATCGGGGCGGATGCCGTGGTGGCTTTCGATGACATCCTGGCACACGGGGTTCTCGACGGATTGCGCCATCACGGTATTGATGTGCCCGCGCACGTACAACTGCTCGGCTGCGACGATGCGCTTCCCATCGAAACCCATCCGTCCATCTCCACGATCCGGCTCCGTTCCGAAGAAGCTGCAGTGATCGCTATCCGGCTTCTGATCGGGGACGATGGCGACGCTGTATCTTCCGCTCGCATCGGCCTGCAAGGTGTGCTGGAACTCCGGGAGACCACGCGCGGCTGA